A section of the Methanobacterium formicicum DSM 3637 genome encodes:
- a CDS encoding aldo/keto reductase, which produces MLYRDFGNTKEKVSVLGFGCMRLPLNGDNPRDIDEETAINMLRSAIDQGVNFIDTAYPYHGIDMNQGGASEPFLAKALQDGYREKVKIATKLPSWAVETREDMDRFLDEQLRRLETDCIDFYMVHGINKSYWENLKALGFEEFLDQAIADGRIKHAGFSFHDRIELFKEVVDHYDWSFCMIQLNYLDDDYQAGEEGLEYASARGLGVIVMEPLRGGHLANNIPREVQKLFDEAETKRSPAQWALRWVWNHPEVSVVISGMSTMEQLEENLKIAQEAHPNMLSDQELDITGQAKSIFENKVKISCTDCGYCLPCPSGVNIPENFAKYNDYFLFGNPEMKDFYKYNYHVFMPEHEHAAVCNECGICEEHCPQGIRITQELKKVKEFFE; this is translated from the coding sequence ATGTTATACCGAGATTTTGGAAATACCAAAGAAAAAGTTTCAGTACTGGGATTTGGCTGCATGCGGCTCCCCTTAAATGGGGATAATCCCAGGGATATTGACGAGGAAACAGCCATAAATATGCTGCGCAGTGCCATAGATCAGGGTGTGAACTTCATTGACACTGCCTACCCTTATCATGGCATTGACATGAACCAGGGAGGTGCCAGTGAGCCATTCCTGGCAAAGGCACTGCAAGACGGCTACAGGGAAAAGGTGAAAATAGCCACCAAACTCCCCAGCTGGGCAGTAGAAACCAGGGAGGACATGGACAGATTCTTAGATGAACAGCTGAGGCGTCTGGAAACCGATTGCATTGATTTTTACATGGTGCATGGTATCAATAAAAGCTACTGGGAAAACCTGAAAGCACTGGGATTTGAAGAGTTTCTGGACCAAGCAATTGCTGATGGGAGAATAAAACACGCTGGTTTCTCATTCCACGACAGAATAGAACTCTTTAAGGAGGTAGTGGATCACTATGACTGGTCTTTCTGCATGATCCAGTTAAATTATCTGGATGATGATTATCAGGCTGGAGAAGAAGGTCTGGAGTATGCATCTGCCCGAGGTTTAGGTGTTATAGTAATGGAACCTTTAAGGGGTGGGCACCTGGCCAACAATATCCCAAGAGAAGTTCAAAAATTATTTGATGAGGCAGAAACCAAAAGGTCCCCAGCCCAGTGGGCTTTAAGATGGGTATGGAACCATCCCGAGGTGTCGGTGGTCATAAGTGGTATGAGTACCATGGAACAGCTTGAAGAGAATTTAAAAATAGCCCAGGAAGCCCATCCTAATATGCTGAGTGACCAGGAATTAGATATTACCGGGCAAGCCAAGTCTATTTTCGAAAATAAGGTTAAAATCAGCTGTACTGATTGTGGCTACTGTTTACCATGCCCTTCCGGTGTAAATATCCCGGAAAACTTTGCCAAATACAATGACTACTTCCTGTTTGGAAATCCTGAAATGAAGGATTTTTACAAATATAATTACCACGTTTTCATGCCGGAACACGAACACGCCGCAGTGTGTAATGAGTGTGGTATCTGTGAAGAGCATTGTCCCCAGGGCATCAGGATAACCCAAGAATTGAAGAAGGTTAAAGAGTTTTTTGAATAA